A genomic segment from uncultured Desulfuromonas sp. encodes:
- a CDS encoding cadherin domain-containing protein codes for MSTFTAFDQNNQSVFSVVTSAGAAANEIVLQVTNLSGADLPLTFWEGGQSVSNFSLLDVDNVNVSSDTFTITTAGDYTFRLVFDDNTDLNTVLGLSSVTGEGEAALDVPLSYDVSHSDEEAISFTITDQNMWGNFGQDTDMMVVGWHDYLPILGTDFMQWQADENGIYQWVDTSVDGDNYWYANASLLDLSVNLTVEDIYNAAIEEITSLNSAAQALFDQAEAAKDTVVGVLSGNIDDWADMADYIVTTYYAGGFNHQWEWATGHGLVSSADDPVWKLSKIIYMAFTQPVFSFFEDGIAVLMPDPCNLGADLWDGFSVAAAYAIEEKGYDLWTALKWAGSQLGMSSLEFDYSNAILADYSINLQDFFNAIVDVLDKGSSFLTDISNTLDDFGVDILNELAGWFGAGTLDSAYPTYLDALNFFDSLISDVIAASSAISDAAADLIQIPTPEELADLGASLDLSLDGSLYARVGLMIDLELDGGSVDTDVQYAFSSTTAYNQLTDMLTITPTLVNVTDGDVVAFSTASPNISFSVKLLYDVGAELDLDFDGELNLPGVTISLDGNPEGSFNFNPMISTSGTNLQFDFSGADVNLIQPLLSDLLGLLIDPDLGELLDFVDNANRSLNTSISIEMLDHIVPYDELFIFPESVDIEIPALPVDELTIVSLDTELDGGLSILDGLVSVSPDDLLSDRLSGIISGLTQGMIESLELNLPTILTDGTYLSREDLVALYEASDAYAVRHAIDSSYVASNLSIAQIINDYYYDEGLEAVNFEQLASIFTNATINLGDVISDLFATDWLQDWMIEHSAENPEALLADLIQNATSEFALNALDMLEGFLGGIGGSYETGSFVIVDMTQGGSDGLFHLNTLDFNSDDIINDPENPDSWSLLFEPYTDADITEDTASFGLYISSGDTGPVYRATMDVDSVAAFIIKQVLAALTAEIGQVIPPELTNPFDADLSLETLLRIVEVDGATAAQVQKYLDFQFEQEKLDYDISSFTDFSQEFTLTVDDMAFEVTFTETGETDADCVTLSFRASEADSLNILEASQYDTNHDGVIDYKVQIVPSAMFSNDTELGYNYGLSLDYLRTALSAAVNIPLSELFPGLPELTFTLFDYDIGPLLSIDAEINGLDIDIWESRFALDIGEDSVTGVFDVNVAPSFAAAATACADLPESVFSLMSPSFDDVDNDNLAGIVVTDNSVTAEEGVWEYSTDGSNWCEIGSVSETAGLLLSKDTLLRFTPVSEYAGEKHFLTVYAVDDSSDLIFTDSEAVHTYNTTADSATSMVSVTGELLGYQIDPTPGVNDAPSVDINSLSVLEGGAIRITASVLHETDPDDSGSALTYSIASAVAHGTLWLDTDKSGTLNGTENALTAGSTFTQQDIDNRIFMYAHDGSETTSDGFVFSLADDDGASVSNQQFEITVIPVDDQTILHSVAGSDPVTLAEDTPYTYTIVASDPDSPLSYSVETEPTHGTVIINATTGEYTYTPDADYHGTDSFSVGVVGNSAPVTETVILAVTSAQDDATGTVSINNDGGAVTASLTDVIDVDGAIIRTNFLWQRTYDGTSWDDLGGGEGDTTTFYAMGGTYRCVFTTEDVEGGITTFVTGSVTASYEDTASVINDPSSLPPSAPDNTLSITIAEDTSYTILLSAPVPTEEHNYDHYEFSPQHGVISGPVITPSGEYEYTYTPDQDFYGTDQFRIDLMELMPFTTADGQLLYVPAQTLYLTMTIENVEDEASGSATITGTAEEGGNLTASLADITDVDGTVTGTYQWQINNGSGWTNILSATTDTLAIPDSQSYVGSSVRVIAITTDTQGGTTEFISAERLIANVNDAPVITSFGGGETGTVVSTENRTVITAFSASDEDPDDTATFSITGGDDRDLFSIDVNSGILAFKNAPDYERPIDNGEDNSYQVIVTVTDGSGATDSQLLSVNVTNANEVPVITSSYGEDIVFLSSNENSSVVTTVIAVDPDSDSVLTYSISGGDDQALFQIDSSSGLLLFNTAPDYEIPEDSDGNNVYLVEVTATDTLGASATQSLSIHVTNVNEAPVIIRNTSEGFVTFNLYENSTVVTTVIASDQDITDTLIYSLSGGNDQTLFQIDSQTGVLVFSHAPDYENPADSDSNNTYEVQVMVTDGLLSDTLPVTVNVLDIDENPAVIPPGTNDPSSPDSDDDKDGVSLGEESAVPSLGEDGSATGDGNGDGIPDAQQADVTSVQFSEMDYFNSNGDPLQTYITLVADSSSGRINESDDNQASILYIGQIDAPDNLPEGALAPLGLIRFIVDVADAGQIETFSLYVDDALSINGYWKQTNSGDWVNLASEEYGGKIVYEEGMIRLDFQIEDGGVFDSDGVANGIISDPGAPAYFLHKIGDLTAEISSDSSAILTSFSIDPVLDPETLPGRFSEYAQSSMSAVSATSGAEVGLTLKISGTPELNGFWVPNEDSWINLATSIETIENETLIQIALTDNGAYDTNPDAQELSINGVLGVMPLTLLGAVPVNDDLQGVWF; via the coding sequence CTGCTCGATGTGGACAATGTCAATGTTTCTTCAGATACCTTCACGATCACGACGGCGGGGGATTACACCTTCAGGCTTGTCTTCGATGACAACACTGATCTGAATACGGTCCTGGGACTCAGTAGTGTCACCGGAGAGGGGGAGGCTGCCCTGGATGTTCCGCTGTCATACGATGTCAGTCACAGTGACGAGGAGGCGATCAGCTTTACCATTACCGATCAGAATATGTGGGGTAATTTTGGCCAAGATACTGACATGATGGTGGTTGGCTGGCACGACTATCTGCCGATTCTTGGAACCGATTTCATGCAGTGGCAGGCCGATGAGAATGGCATTTACCAATGGGTCGATACCAGCGTTGACGGAGATAATTATTGGTACGCAAATGCGAGTCTGCTGGATCTCTCTGTCAATTTGACGGTTGAAGATATTTACAACGCTGCGATCGAGGAGATCACTTCGCTCAATAGTGCGGCCCAGGCATTGTTTGATCAGGCCGAAGCAGCAAAGGATACGGTTGTTGGTGTGTTGTCCGGCAATATCGATGATTGGGCCGACATGGCCGATTACATTGTGACAACATATTACGCGGGAGGTTTCAATCATCAGTGGGAATGGGCAACGGGGCATGGGCTGGTTTCATCCGCAGATGATCCGGTATGGAAACTTAGTAAAATTATTTATATGGCTTTTACTCAGCCTGTTTTCAGCTTTTTTGAAGATGGCATAGCGGTTCTTATGCCTGATCCGTGTAATCTTGGCGCTGATCTGTGGGACGGGTTTTCGGTGGCAGCGGCCTATGCCATTGAAGAGAAAGGCTATGATTTATGGACTGCACTGAAATGGGCCGGCAGTCAACTTGGCATGTCATCGTTAGAATTTGACTATTCAAATGCCATCCTTGCGGATTACTCAATCAATCTACAGGATTTTTTCAATGCTATTGTCGATGTTTTGGATAAAGGAAGCAGCTTCTTAACAGACATCTCCAATACGTTAGATGATTTTGGCGTCGATATTTTAAATGAACTGGCCGGTTGGTTTGGTGCCGGCACATTGGATAGCGCATATCCGACATATCTTGATGCGTTGAATTTTTTTGATTCATTGATCAGTGATGTCATTGCCGCCAGCAGTGCGATCAGCGATGCTGCCGCAGACCTGATTCAAATCCCAACCCCAGAAGAGCTCGCAGATCTTGGGGCGTCGTTGGACCTTTCTCTGGACGGCAGCCTCTATGCCCGTGTTGGTCTTATGATAGATCTTGAGCTGGATGGCGGTTCAGTCGATACCGATGTTCAGTACGCATTCAGTTCGACCACCGCGTATAACCAGTTGACCGATATGTTGACCATTACGCCCACGTTAGTAAACGTGACAGACGGCGATGTGGTGGCTTTCAGTACCGCCAGCCCCAATATTTCATTTAGTGTCAAGCTGCTTTACGACGTTGGTGCTGAGCTTGATCTTGATTTTGATGGCGAGCTCAATCTGCCGGGGGTGACGATCTCTCTCGATGGTAACCCCGAGGGGAGTTTCAATTTCAATCCGATGATTTCAACCAGTGGGACCAATTTACAGTTCGATTTCAGCGGGGCGGATGTCAATCTTATTCAACCACTGCTGTCAGATCTGCTTGGCCTGCTAATTGATCCCGATCTGGGGGAGTTGCTGGACTTTGTCGATAATGCCAATCGCTCATTGAATACCTCAATCAGTATTGAGATGCTCGATCATATCGTTCCTTACGATGAACTGTTTATTTTTCCGGAGAGCGTCGATATCGAGATCCCTGCGCTTCCGGTTGATGAGTTGACGATTGTCAGTCTTGACACTGAACTCGATGGCGGTTTGTCCATACTCGACGGACTGGTCTCAGTGTCTCCAGATGATCTGTTGTCTGACAGGCTGTCGGGGATCATCAGCGGCCTCACCCAAGGGATGATCGAAAGTCTGGAGCTCAATCTGCCGACAATTCTGACCGACGGAACCTATCTGAGTCGGGAGGACCTTGTCGCACTGTATGAGGCATCAGATGCCTATGCCGTGCGTCACGCCATCGACTCGTCCTACGTTGCTTCAAACTTGAGTATTGCTCAAATCATCAACGACTATTATTACGACGAAGGTCTGGAAGCTGTAAATTTTGAACAATTGGCCAGTATCTTCACCAATGCGACAATCAATCTGGGGGATGTAATCAGCGATTTGTTTGCGACTGATTGGTTGCAGGATTGGATGATTGAACATAGCGCTGAGAACCCGGAAGCTCTGCTGGCTGATCTTATTCAGAACGCGACCTCAGAATTTGCTCTCAACGCCCTGGATATGCTGGAGGGTTTTCTTGGTGGCATTGGCGGTTCCTACGAAACCGGCTCATTTGTCATCGTCGACATGACCCAAGGGGGAAGCGATGGGCTTTTCCATCTCAACACGTTAGACTTCAATTCTGACGACATTATCAATGATCCTGAAAATCCAGACAGCTGGTCCCTTTTATTTGAGCCTTATACCGACGCAGACATCACCGAGGATACCGCATCGTTCGGTCTTTATATCTCGTCAGGAGACACCGGCCCGGTCTACAGGGCGACAATGGATGTTGACAGTGTCGCCGCGTTCATCATCAAACAGGTCCTTGCCGCGCTGACGGCAGAAATTGGTCAGGTCATCCCCCCCGAGTTGACGAACCCCTTTGACGCAGATCTTAGCCTTGAGACGCTGCTGAGAATTGTTGAAGTCGATGGCGCTACTGCGGCACAAGTGCAGAAGTATCTTGATTTTCAGTTCGAGCAGGAAAAGTTGGATTACGATATCTCTTCTTTCACCGATTTCTCTCAGGAATTCACCCTGACCGTCGATGACATGGCCTTCGAGGTGACTTTCACTGAAACGGGAGAAACTGATGCCGACTGTGTGACTCTCTCATTTCGGGCGAGTGAGGCTGACAGCCTGAACATTTTGGAGGCTTCACAATACGACACCAACCACGATGGTGTGATTGATTACAAAGTGCAGATCGTACCGAGCGCCATGTTCTCGAACGATACGGAACTGGGCTATAACTATGGTCTGAGCCTGGACTATCTCAGGACGGCGCTGAGTGCAGCCGTCAATATTCCTCTTTCCGAACTGTTTCCCGGCTTACCGGAGTTGACTTTTACCCTCTTCGATTACGATATCGGGCCGCTTCTGTCGATTGACGCTGAAATCAATGGACTGGATATTGATATCTGGGAATCGCGTTTTGCGTTGGACATTGGTGAAGACAGCGTGACCGGGGTCTTTGACGTTAATGTTGCTCCGTCTTTTGCGGCGGCTGCGACAGCCTGTGCCGATCTGCCAGAATCGGTTTTTTCTCTTATGAGTCCGAGTTTTGACGATGTTGATAATGACAATCTGGCCGGTATCGTTGTTACGGACAACTCTGTTACTGCTGAAGAAGGTGTCTGGGAGTACAGTACCGACGGAAGCAATTGGTGTGAGATCGGCAGTGTCTCTGAGACTGCCGGACTTCTGTTGAGTAAAGACACGTTGCTTCGTTTTACTCCTGTCTCTGAATACGCGGGAGAAAAGCATTTTTTAACGGTTTATGCCGTTGACGACTCCTCCGACCTCATTTTTACTGACTCAGAGGCTGTACACACCTACAACACAACTGCGGATAGTGCAACCTCCATGGTGTCCGTAACTGGTGAGCTTCTGGGCTATCAGATCGATCCAACGCCGGGTGTGAATGATGCGCCGAGTGTGGACATTAATTCCCTCAGTGTTCTTGAAGGCGGGGCAATCAGGATTACGGCAAGTGTTCTGCATGAAACCGATCCTGATGATTCCGGAAGCGCTTTGACCTACTCCATCGCCTCTGCGGTTGCACACGGCACTTTGTGGCTCGATACGGACAAAAGTGGAACTCTCAATGGCACAGAAAATGCCCTGACGGCTGGCAGCACATTCACGCAACAAGATATTGATAACCGTATCTTCATGTATGCCCATGACGGCAGTGAAACCACGAGTGACGGTTTTGTCTTCAGTCTGGCGGATGATGACGGGGCTTCAGTGAGTAATCAACAATTTGAGATCACGGTCATTCCGGTAGACGATCAGACGATTCTTCACTCCGTTGCAGGAAGTGATCCTGTGACTCTTGCTGAGGATACCCCCTATACCTATACGATTGTTGCCAGCGACCCGGACAGTCCCCTGAGCTACTCCGTGGAAACCGAACCCACACACGGAACTGTCATTATTAACGCGACGACTGGAGAATATACCTATACGCCGGATGCTGATTACCATGGTACAGACAGTTTCAGCGTGGGAGTGGTCGGTAACTCAGCGCCGGTGACTGAAACGGTGATTCTGGCTGTGACCAGTGCTCAGGATGATGCCACGGGAACGGTCAGCATTAATAATGATGGAGGCGCAGTAACCGCTAGTCTGACAGATGTCATCGACGTAGATGGAGCCATCATTCGGACAAACTTTCTGTGGCAAAGAACTTATGACGGTACTTCTTGGGATGATTTAGGCGGCGGGGAAGGGGATACGACAACCTTCTACGCCATGGGTGGAACCTATCGTTGTGTTTTTACAACGGAAGATGTAGAAGGCGGCATAACAACCTTTGTGACCGGCAGCGTCACCGCTTCGTACGAAGATACGGCAAGCGTGATCAATGATCCCTCGTCTCTGCCTCCATCCGCGCCCGATAACACTCTAAGCATCACGATTGCCGAGGACACTTCCTATACCATCCTCCTCAGCGCCCCTGTGCCCACGGAGGAACACAATTACGATCATTATGAATTTTCGCCCCAGCACGGGGTGATTAGCGGTCCTGTTATTACCCCCTCCGGAGAATACGAATATACCTACACGCCGGATCAGGATTTTTACGGCACGGATCAGTTCCGAATAGATCTGATGGAACTTATGCCCTTCACGACTGCCGATGGACAACTTCTCTATGTACCAGCGCAGACACTTTATTTAACGATGACGATAGAGAACGTCGAAGATGAAGCCAGCGGATCCGCAACGATTACGGGTACGGCTGAAGAGGGGGGCAACCTAACCGCAAGTCTGGCGGATATCACTGATGTCGATGGCACCGTCACGGGTACCTATCAGTGGCAAATCAATAACGGGAGTGGCTGGACAAATATACTTTCAGCCACGACAGACACCCTGGCTATCCCGGATTCACAGTCCTATGTCGGTTCTTCGGTTCGCGTTATCGCCATAACGACCGACACGCAAGGCGGCACAACCGAATTCATCAGTGCCGAGCGGCTGATCGCCAATGTTAATGACGCTCCTGTTATCACCAGCTTTGGCGGCGGTGAAACCGGAACTGTCGTCAGTACAGAAAATCGAACCGTTATCACGGCTTTTTCCGCCTCAGATGAAGACCCTGATGATACGGCCACCTTTTCAATTACCGGCGGTGATGATCGGGATTTGTTCAGTATCGATGTCAACAGCGGCATATTAGCATTCAAAAACGCCCCGGATTATGAACGCCCGATCGACAATGGCGAAGACAATAGTTATCAAGTCATTGTTACCGTGACCGACGGATCTGGTGCAACTGACAGTCAACTGCTGTCAGTCAATGTCACAAATGCCAATGAAGTCCCCGTTATCACCAGCAGTTATGGCGAAGACATTGTTTTTTTAAGCAGTAACGAAAACAGCTCTGTTGTCACAACCGTGATCGCGGTCGATCCGGATAGTGACAGCGTACTGACCTATTCCATCTCCGGGGGCGATGATCAGGCGTTGTTCCAGATCGATAGCAGCAGTGGTCTCCTCCTGTTTAACACTGCACCAGACTATGAAATCCCCGAAGACAGCGACGGAAATAATGTTTATCTGGTTGAAGTCACCGCAACGGACACTTTGGGTGCCAGTGCCACGCAATCACTGTCTATCCATGTCACGAACGTCAATGAGGCTCCCGTTATCATCCGTAACACGAGCGAGGGATTTGTCACTTTCAATCTCTACGAGAACTCCACCGTAGTTACCACGGTGATCGCCTCTGATCAGGACATTACTGATACGCTGATCTATTCCCTTTCCGGGGGGAATGATCAGACACTGTTCCAAATCGACAGTCAAACCGGTGTGTTGGTTTTCAGCCATGCGCCGGATTACGAAAACCCAGCCGACAGCGATTCAAATAATACATACGAGGTCCAGGTCATGGTCACAGACGGCTTGTTAAGCGACACACTGCCCGTGACTGTGAATGTATTGGATATCGATGAAAATCCCGCGGTGATTCCTCCTGGCACAAACGATCCTTCTAGCCCGGATTCAGATGATGACAAGGACGGCGTCTCTTTGGGAGAGGAAAGTGCTGTGCCTTCCCTCGGAGAGGATGGTAGTGCAACCGGAGACGGCAATGGCGACGGTATTCCTGACGCACAACAGGCTGATGTGACCTCAGTACAATTTTCCGAGATGGATTATTTCAACAGCAATGGCGATCCTTTACAAACCTATATTACCTTGGTGGCCGACTCTTCCTCGGGGAGGATCAACGAATCCGATGATAATCAGGCGAGTATTCTTTATATCGGTCAGATTGATGCGCCTGATAATTTGCCGGAAGGAGCACTTGCTCCGCTTGGCCTCATCCGTTTTATCGTTGATGTCGCTGACGCTGGTCAGATCGAAACGTTTAGTCTCTATGTTGACGATGCCTTGAGTATTAACGGTTATTGGAAACAGACGAACAGCGGGGACTGGGTCAATCTGGCGAGTGAAGAATATGGTGGAAAAATCGTCTATGAAGAAGGAATGATCAGACTCGATTTCCAGATCGAGGATGGAGGTGTCTTTGATTCAGATGGTGTGGCAAACGGCATCATTAGTGATCCTGGTGCCCCAGCGTACTTCCTCCATAAGATTGGAGACCTTACGGCCGAAATCAGTAGTGACAGTAGCGCAATATTGACTTCGTTCAGTATTGATCCTGTTCTGGATCCGGAAACGTTGCCCGGCCGTTTCAGCGAATATGCTCAGTCAAGCATGTCAGCTGTCAGTGCCACCTCCGGAGCGGAGGTTGGTCTGACCCTGAAAATTTCTGGCACGCCGGAACTTAATGGTTTTTGGGTGCCAAATGAAGATTCCTGGATCAATCTGGCGACATCTATCGAAACCATCGAGAACGAGACATTGATCCAGATTGCTCTGACTGATAATGGTGCCTATGACACAAATCCTGATGCGCAAGAGCTGTCTATCAATGGAGTACTCGGTGTGATGCCGCTTACGTTGCTCGGAGCGGTTCCTGTTAACGATGATCTTCAGGGCGTTTGGTTTTAA